From a region of the Babylonia areolata isolate BAREFJ2019XMU chromosome 21, ASM4173473v1, whole genome shotgun sequence genome:
- the LOC143296280 gene encoding uncharacterized protein LOC143296280, with protein MTENFYYRFGLPVLIHVRLLPVLCFFSSFVVQAQDMGWVSGNKLAGRVSTLDAPGGRSGMGVWQDSNSIVWMFGGMGISSDPSPSGGPTLLNDVWRFTVTNLTWQQIHPGTVSNLTVATSRSPQIPRPRQLSSVCGTGHVMVLFGGLTDREEALGDLWVLDLGKRVWRMLVQSYLGGGSNQTLQGRERDVGPSPRGDSAHWCTRTHLYVFGGVNGSNHIFSDMWRLSLEDFTWEELNSSKEAPASLRDHKTADYPEGRNGAMTWTVSPDMETNASLFLFGGNVLSKYPRDRHIAVGYTSDMWQYSVGTDSWKFVTGNTQPGIPAQYGYKHESSPSNVPGCRRGGATWTDTNNILWLFGGEGADSEVPSSVRSAKLLSDLWRFLPNTGQWVWMKGCQKGDAPAVFKDIGRVAHKAVAGGRLDAASWRTPDSEWLFLFGGLGHDGNQRDGYLSDMWKINIGKTLHYGFYVAAVYGFAIIFAGIGLLLCLCVVALYARDRSKSPQWRRGGASTRYSQLHDSDT; from the exons ATGACGGAGAATTTTTATTATCGGTTCGGCCTGCCCGTTCTTATACATGTACGGCTGCTCCCAGTACTTTGTTTTTTCAGCTCATTCGTTGTGCAAGCCCAAG ACATGGGCTGGGTGAGTGGCAACAAACTGGCGGGCAGAGTGTCCACGCTGGACGCCCCGGGGGGTCGCAGCGGCATGGGTGTGTGGCAGGACAGCAACAGCATAGTGTGGATGTTTGGGGGCATGGGCATCTCCAGCGACCCCAGCCCCTCAGGAGGTCCCACCTTGCTGAACGACGTTTGGCGCTTCACTGTCACCAACTTGACATGGCAGCAGATTCATCCCGGCACTGTCTCCAACTTGACGGTTGCTACCTCACGGTCTCCTCAGATTCCACGACCCCGGCAGCTGTCATCAGTGTGTGGCACAGGTCATGTGATGGTCCTGTTTGGTGGGCTGACAGACCGGGAGGAAGCGCTGGGAGACCTGTGGGTGCTGGATCTGGGGAAGAGGGTGTGGCGCATGCTGGTGCAGAGCTACTTAGGGGGAGGCTCCAATCAGACTCTGCAGGGCAGGGAGCGTGATGTGGGACCCAGCCCCAGAGGGGACTCTGCTCACTGGTGCACCAGAACTCACCTGTATGTGTTTGGGGGCGTGAATGGCTCCAACCACATCTTCAGTGACATGTGGCGGCTCAGCCTGGAAGACTTCACGTGGGAAGAACTGAACAGCTCCAAAGAAGCTCCAGCGTCTCTGAGGGACCACAAAACAGCGGACTATCCGGAAGGCAGGAACGGAGCCATGACGTGGACTGTTTCCCCCGACATGGAAACAAATGCATCATTGTTTCTGTTTGGTGGCAACGTTTTGAGCAAATATCCCCGTGACCGTCACATTGCCGTTGGCTACACATCCGACATGTGGCAGTACTCGGTTGGCACTGATTCATGGAAGTTTGTCACTGGTAACACCCAGCCAGGAATTCCGGCACAGTATGGATACAAGCATGAGTCCAGCCCGAGTAACGTCCCTGGATGCCGCCGGGGAGGGGCCACTTGGACGGACACCAACAACATCCTCTGGCTGTTTGGTGGAGAGGGGGCAGACTCGGAAGTGCCATCCAGCGTTCGCTCGGCAAAACTGCTGTCAGACTTGTGGCGCTTTCTGCCCAACACTGGACAGTGGGTGTGGATGAAGGGATGCCAGAAGGGAGATGCCCCGGCCGTCTTCAAAGACATAGGAAGAGTGGCGCACAAAGCTGTAGCAGGAGGGAGGTTGGACGCTGCCTCGTGGAGAACCCCAGACAGTGAATGGTTGTTCCTATTCGGAGGGTTAGGGCACGACGGGAATCAGCGTGACGGTTACCTCAGTGACATGTGGAAAATCAACATCGGCAAGACCCTCCACTATGGGTTCTACGTTGCAGCTGTCTACGGCTTTGCTATCATTTTTGCTGGCATAGGccttctgttgtgtttgtgtgttgtggcaCTGTACGCTCGGGACCGCAGCAAATCTCCgcagtggaggagaggaggggccaGCACAAGGTACAGTCAGTTGCATGACAGTGACACATAG